TCTGCCGAAAAACAACAAGAGTGCGCGTGAAACTCTTATCACCTGTCCTCTCCTATCCAGATGGTTTACTCTGTGGTGGCCGAGTGgtagcgtgcgggccccacattcatcacgcaatggacaacgtcgattcgattccacacgctaccacctgggatttttcagtcaccgccgagtggccaaaggctacccacatgctatcgtgaagaccacccatcaacccggactctagaagaaatcgTCAAAGttaatcaaaaatgagttccggggggcagcatgagcgaagcataactggcaccactataaaaattgcctgcgccatgacgggcttgggccgaccaccaggcccctgaagaaagcctaccggcactataggcaaagatgtaaaaaaaaaaaataataataataataataaaaaatacaaattttcTGCAATGAAGAAATGTaggcttgtttttgttcttggtaAGTGAAGTGGCTCCCAAGATATTCTTTTTTATTACAATGAtgtgctttcttttttattgttgctAGACACCACAGGGGAGTGGGAGGTGTTACGCAGAAGCAACACTCTTCCTAGAACTGCTGTGAAAGCTGTCTGCTGCACTTTACATGTTTACCCGCCACCCCCTCCCCGCTGTACCGAGAAACACTGCCTTCAGAGAAATATTTAACTAAGCCAAGAGGTCGATGATAACACCGGCAACAGCATCATATAATGTCAAAACAACCTGATGCACTTGACCAGTATGATATGCATTTCAGGacacgagaaaaaaacaaacaatgtgTCGTAACGTTACCAGTGTTGAAGGGATGACACTTGTATATAAGAACCGTACACGCCAGCCTCTGCATCAAAGCACGAACAGAACAAGCAGGTGACATGAAGTACCTGGTGAGTTGCAGAACATTCATAAGTCTCAGTTAATTTTCTTGAAGCTGAATAGGGAACATCGCGCTACTTAAGACCTCCGTGCTCGCGATTTTCCTTGGGATTACGTTTCGCTTATTATTGCTAATATATCTCTTTTACAACGAATCCATgttagaaaaaaagttaaacTTTTGGTTAATACTCCATTTACAAGGCATAGCATGGATagcttggtttctctctctctctctctctctctctctctctctctctctctctctctctcctctctctctctctctctctctctctctctctctctctctctctcctctctctctctctctctctctctcctgagagagagagagagagagagagagagagagagagagagagagacgaagaatacgacaagacttgatcgaggtttataaatgaacgAAGGGCTTAAATAAAAGGGATATTAATGAGATTCTGATGGTAagagacacgtagtaatgggttaatttgggtaaattcagattcaacaaggacactgGCAAGAATTAGTTCACCGACATAGTAGGGGATGAGTGGAAAAGACTTGGTAGTCATGAGGTAAAACCGTAAGAGCCAATACGATAGACATATTAAAaaatattagataaattcatggacagtggtgttaggtggggttaggttcacgagAGCTGCTTTGCATAGGAAAACTGTcattttgcagactccttatgtttctATGTTCTTGTCTTTGAACTTTTCAGCTATTTCCTTCATGAGCATAACTCAACATCTTCTGAAAGAAGAAAAGCTGAAACTCTATTACTTATGTAAAATATTTGCCGATTTATTTTTCATGTATTCCTTTGACAGTTATTTGTGTGTCTGGCGGCAGCCGTCGCCTTCTCAGGAGAAGCAGGCAAAGTCCTGGTCAGGGGCAGGTCGGCCTATACCCGCGTGCCCCGCAAGTCTGCCTACGAACTTAATCAACGGGTAAACCGTGCCTCTCGGGGCTCTGCCGCTCCCGCCTTCTCTTTAGGGAAAACCAACGATGACTTGCCGGTCGTCAACACGGCTCAGTCTTTTGAGAAGTACGACCATCACGAGGCCTTTTTGGGTCCGTCAGTGGGAGACATTTTTGGCGACGCAGAACTGACCAAGGCCGAGGTGGTGGTGCTCGTGGGCAGCGGTTTGGGGTCGCTGATGGAGGCTTCCTTGCACAAGACGTACGGCACAGGGCTGCAGGAGTTCAGAGACGTGAGTCTGGCCATGATCAAAGCCGGCCGCAAGGTCCTGGAAGACCGAGTGGCCAACGGCATTCCCGTCTCGGAGGAACGCTTCGAGAACCTTCGGAAGGTCGAGGAGCGCATGTCCGCCGTGCTGGATGCCCTCGCCGCCACGTTTGACCAGAACGAACACACCGTGTACTCCCTCTCCAGATTCTTTGAGGACTTCGACTTTCAGCCCGAGGAGAGGTCCCGGTACCTGGCGAGGGTGCTGCCGACCATCAGCAAGGCAGTCTTCCAGGTCGACGACACCACCACGGCGGAGAAACTCAGAGACGCCTACAACATCTTCCTGCCGGCCACCAGAAAGTTCGTCGAGGAGCGCATCGAGGAAGGAAAGCCGGTGACCGAGCAGCAGCTGGCCATGCTGGAGAGGGCCGAGCAACTCATGCCTCCCCTCATGCAGGCCTACGTGACCGTCGTGCATGACCCGTTCCTCGTCAACTTCATGCAAAAGCTAAAACTTGACCCCGCGGAAAGAGCAAAGTACTTGGTCTCCGGATTCTTCGCTTCCATGGACGCAATCTTCGCTGACCCCAACGCGTCCATGGCCCAGATGATGCGGGACGTGACGCTCGCCTACGTGCCGCCGACCCGCCAGGTGTTCGAGGACCGCCTGGAGCAGGGCAAGCCCGTCACGCAGGAGAACCTCGACAACCTCGAGAGGATGGAGAAGACGCTGCCCATCATCCTGGACGCCTATGTCAAGATGTGCGACGATCTCGGCATCCCTTAACAAGTGACCTTTTTTTATGAAGACCGACGATGAACGTTAAGCAGCTCGTGGTGTTGTTCTCTACTATTTATTCAAGGCAGCTCGTGGTGTAATTATTTATTGCAGGAAGTTTTCCCCGGAGTGcagcattttatttttattaagaaTATAATATTTGAAATATTCCCTAACGAGCAGGTAATGCATTTTCTAAGTATTCTTAATGCTAAACATTACTGTAAATACAAATATTATCTTAATATTTAAATAAATCTTTTAATTTTTCCTCATTCTACATCTGTGTACTCATTATATTATCTACATATTCTATGGCAAACTTTATATACATTCCTATAGTGCTGGTACTTACTAATACTGCAAAATAAACACTGAAAGGAAACGCAAATACTTGGAATATTTAGTGCTGTCCTACCATGAACGTTGTGTTGAAGCAATGCTTTATACAGCCGTGACACTGCTGCCAAGAGAAAGCTTCCATTCAAACATAAACTTTCTGGAACACACGTGGTGTGGTTCCTGTCATGAACTCGTAGGCCTCTTGGCCAATATCAAGAACACTTAGTTCAAGTGTCACGGTTTGTTCTCGTAAAATGAGGGATAGAAGAAAGCCTAAGGATatactttccttattttccttataaTGATTACTGTTACCGGTTCAGATGCCATTCTGTGCGTGTCCAGCGCAGGTTTGAAACAGATTACTGTCTTAAAGCgcgcgcacgagagagagagagagagagagagagagagagagagagagagagagagagagagagagagagagagagagagagagagagagagagagagagagagagagagagagagataggcggtggctgaacagatagcgaaacggccccgcgttcaggaggacgcgagttcaatccccgaccggtgccaccaagctgggatttttcagccgccgccgagtggcttaaaactacccacatgctgcccagaagaccacctattaacccggactcactgttataatatttttctttgattttgaTTATGAACTTGAATGTCATTAAATTGTCACTCACGCTTTGTATCTTAAAACAGGTCGTTAAGGACGGCAACAGTTTCTTTGGTTAGAATGGGCAAGCAAGCACTTAACCCACCACACGGACGAACGCTTAGGAATGAATTGATCACAAAACCTCAATCATAATTCATTAGACTGATTTATGTGCCGAGGAATAATCCTGTGTAGGGAATTATCCGATTCTACTCCTGAAAACAGCGGGCATATTCTCACCACCTTACATTTCCTATACTCGGTGTATAACATTTTCAAGCAAGAGCGTGCGTATACCGCAAACCTGTGCCGAAAAACAACAAGAGTGCGCGTGAAACTCTTATCACCTGTCCTCTCCTATCCAGATGGTTTACTCTGTGGTGGCCGAGTGgtagcgtgcgggccccacattcatcacgcaatggacaacgtcgattcgattccccacgctaccacctgggatttttcagtcaccgccgagtggccaaagactacccacatgctatcgtgaagaccacccatcaacccagactctagaagaaatcGTCAAAGttaatcaaaaatgagttccggggggcagcatgagcgaagcataactggcaccactataaaaattgcctgcgccatgacgggcttgggccgaccaccaggcccctgaagaaagcctaccggcattataagcaaagatgtaaaaaaaaaaaaataataataataataataaaaaatacaaattttcTGCAATGAAGAAATGTaggcttgtttttgttcttggtaAGTGAAGTGGCTCCCAAGATATTCTTTTTTATTACAATGAtgtgctttcttttttattgttgctAGACACCACAGGGGAGTGGGAGGTGTTACGCAGAAGCAACACTCTTCCTAGAACTGCTGTGAAAGCTGTCTGCTGCACTTTACATGTTTACCCGCCACCCCCTCCCCGCTGTACCGAGAAACACTGCCTTCAGAGAAATATTTAACTAAGCCAAGAGGTCAATGATAACACCGGCAACAGCATCATATAATGTCAAAACAACCTGATGCACTTGACCAGTATGATATGCATTTCAGGacacgagaaaaaaacaaaacaatgtgTCGTAACGTTACCAGTGTTGAAGGGATGACACTTGTATATAAGCCCCGTACACGCCAGCCTCTGCATCAAAGCACGAACAGAACAAGCAGGTGACATGAAGTACCTGGTGAGTTGCAGAACATTCATAAGTTTCAGTTAATTTTCTTGAAGCTGAATAGGGAATATCGCGCTACTTAAGACCTCCGTGCTCGCGATTTTCCTTGGGATTACGTTTCGTTTATTGTTGCTAATATATCTCTTTTACAACGAAACCATgttagaaaaaaagttaaacTTTTGGTTAATACTCCATTTACAAGGCATAGCATGGATagcttggtttctctctctctctctctctctctctctctctctctctctctctctctctctctctctctctctctctctctctctctctctctctctctctgtctctgtctgtctctctctgtctctgtctctctctgtcgagagagagagagagagagagagagagagagagagagagagagagagagagagagagagagagagagagagagagacttgagagaggtttgagagagagagagtttataaatGAACGAAGGGCTTAAATAAAAGGGATATTAATAAGATTCTGATGGTAagagacacgtagtaatgggttaatttgggtaaattcagattcaacaaggacactgGCAAGAATTAGTTCACCGACAGAGTAGGGGATGAGTGGAAAAGACTTGGTAGTCATGAGGTAAAACCGTAAGAGCCAATACGATAGACATATTAAAaaatattagataaattcatggacagtggtgttaggtggggttaggttcacgagAGCTGCTTTGCATAGGAAAACTGTcattttgcagactccttatgtttctATGTTCTTGTCTTTGAACTTTTCAGCTATTTCCTTCATGAGCATAACTCAACATCTTCTGAAAGAAGGAAAGCTGAAACTCTATTACTCATGTAAAATATTTGCCGATTTATTTTTCATGTATTCCTTTGACAGTTATTTGTGTGTCTGGCGGCAGCCGTCGCCTTCTCGGGAGAAGCAGGCAAAGTCCTGGTCAGGGGCAGGTCGGCCAATACCTATATGCCCCGCGAGTCTGCCTACGAACTTAATCAACGGGTAAACCGTGCCTCTCGGGGCTCTGCCGCTCCCGCCTTCTCTTTAGGGAAAACCAACGATGACTTGCCGGTCGTCAACACGGCTCAGTCTTTTGAGAAGTACGACCATCACGAGGCCTTTTTGGGTCCGTCAGTGGGAGACATTTTTGGCGACGCAGAACTGACCAAGGCCGAGGTGGTGGTGCTCGTGGGCAGCGGTTTGGGGTCGCTGATGGAGGCTTCCTTGCACAAGACGTACGGCACAGGGCTGCAGGAGTTCAGAGACGTGAGTCTGGCCATGATCAAAGCCGGCCGCAAGGTCCTGGAAGACCGAGTGGCCAACGGCATTCCCGTCTCGGAGGAACGCTTCGAGAACCTTCGGAAGGTCGAGGAGCGCATGTCCGCCGTGCTGGATGCCCTCGCCGCCACGTTTGACCAGAACGAACACACCGTGTACTCCCTCTCCAGATTCTTTGAGGACTTCGACTTTCAGCCCGAGGAGAGGTCCCGGTACCTGGCGAGGGTGCTGCCGACCATCAGCAAGGCAGTCTTCCAGGTCGACGACACCACCACGGCGGAGAAACTCAGAGACGCCTACAACATCTTCCTGCCGGCCACCAGAAAGTTCGTCGAGGAGCGCATCGAGGAAGGAAAGCCGGTGACCGAGCAGCAGCTGGCCATGCTGGAGAGGGCCGAGCAACTCATGCCTCCCCTCATGCAGGCCTACGTGACCGTCGTGCATGACCCGTTCCTCGTCAACTTCATGCAAAAGCTAAACTTGACCCCGCGGAAAGAGCAAAGTACTTGGTCTCCGGATTCTTCGCTTCCATGGACGCAATCTTCGCTGACCCCAACGCGTCCATGGCCCAGATGATGCGGGACGTGACGCTCGCCTACGTGCCGCC
The DNA window shown above is from Eriocheir sinensis breed Jianghai 21 chromosome 3, ASM2467909v1, whole genome shotgun sequence and carries:
- the LOC127006514 gene encoding uncharacterized protein LOC127006514 — protein: MKYLLFVCLAAAVAFSGEAGKVLVRGRSAYTRVPRKSAYELNQRVNRASRGSAAPAFSLGKTNDDLPVVNTAQSFEKYDHHEAFLGPSVGDIFGDAELTKAEVVVLVGSGLGSLMEASLHKTYGTGLQEFRDVSLAMIKAGRKVLEDRVANGIPVSEERFENLRKVEERMSAVLDALAATFDQNEHTVYSLSRFFEDFDFQPEERSRYLARVLPTISKAVFQVDDTTTAEKLRDAYNIFLPATRKFVEERIEEGKPVTEQQLAMLERAEQLMPPLMQAYVTVVHDPFLVNFMQKLKLDPAERAKYLVSGFFASMDAIFADPNASMAQMMRDVTLAYVPPTRQVFEDRLEQGKPVTQENLDNLERMEKTLPIILDAYVKMCDDLGIP
- the LOC127006523 gene encoding uncharacterized protein LOC127006523 isoform X3; translation: MKYLLFVCLAAAVAFSGEAGKVLVRGRSANTYMPRESAYELNQRVNRASRGSAAPAFSLGKTNDDLPVVNTAQSFEKYDHHEAFLGPSVGDIFGDAELTKAEVVVLVGSGLGSLMEASLHKTYGTGLQEFRDVSLAMIKAGRKVLEDRVANGIPVSEERFENLRKVEERMSAVLDALAATFDQNEHTVYSLSRFFEDFDFQPEERSRYLARVLPTISKAVFQVDDTTTAEKLRDAYNIFLPATRKFVEERIEEGKPVTEQQLAMLERAEQLMPPLMQAYVTVVHDPFLVNFMQKLNLTPRKEQSTWSPDSSLPWTQSSLTPTRPWPR